Within the Deinococcus cellulosilyticus NBRC 106333 = KACC 11606 genome, the region GGGACATTTGTCAATAATCAAAACCACATTTATGTATTAGGTAAACAATTAAAACCAATTTTCGGAATTTGATTGTTTTATTCGCCACTTTGCTGCTGTAAACCCACACGAAGTTCAGAAAATGCACTCTGCAGGAAAGAAGTAAAACCAGAAAAGACAAAAACGCTACACGTGCACACCCGGTTTACATTTGAACCGGGTTCACAGGAAGCTTTTCAAGCAGGACACTCTTCACTTCGCATCTGGTCAGAACACGCCTATGGTGAGGTGAAAAGGAGTCCAGCCATGACCCGACTGAACAATCTGGTCCAGCAGTTCCTCGTGCAAAAAAGCATCGCAGTGGTGGGCGTGTCCGAGAAAAAAGAAACAGGAGCAACGTTCAACTACAAGAAATTCAAAGAGGCAGGTTACCGGGTCTACCCCATCAATCCACACCTGCAAACCTTCCAGGGATCAGTGTGTTACCCGGACCTCAAATCCCTTCCTGAGAAGGTGGACGCTGTCTTCGTTCTGGCCAACCCGGGCGTCACCCAGAAAATCGTCGAGGAGTGCGTGAGGCTCGGGATCAAGTACGTCTGGATGCACTGCATGATGGGCGTCAAACCCGGTGCCATGAAAGACCAGACCAGTGTTTCTGCTGAAGCCATCAAACTCTGTCAGGAACACGGCATCCACGTGATTCCGGGGTCCTGCCCTGCACAATTCCTGAACCCAGACTTTGGCCACAGGATGATTCGGGGGGTTTGCGGCCTGATGGGGAACCTGAAGATCAGGACCCCTGCCTGAAAAAAGGGGCAGGACTTCACTCTGCTGGGGTCCTGCCTGACTGTTCCAGCTTCAGTCCTGCTCTGCCATTGGAAGTGAATCCTTTCAGGCCGTTTTCATCCTGCAAGTAGGCCACCATCGCTGTTTCACCTTTCAAGTGAAGCCCCAGAAAGGCCGTCACAAAGTGCTGCATGATGTTGTTCATGCGCACCGTGTCCCATACGGGATCAGCGTAGTGTTTGAAATCGATGGGGTCTGCCTCAGCTTCAAAGGGTGCAGGGATCGGAGCAGCAACATTGTGATTGGCTTCCTCAAAAGTCAGAAGGTGTCTTTCTGTACCCGTGAGGCAGTGAAAGACCGCTTTCACACCCGTTTCATATCCCGCCACCTCGTCCCTTGACCCACCCATCAGAAACACAGGCACTTTCACGTCGGCAAAAGCTTCAGGTTGCCAGAGACCATAATTCATGCCCCAGGGTGCAACGGCCACGGCGGCACGGATTCTGGGGTCTATGGCGCGGTGATATTCAGGGTTGCTGTGGGCACGTTCCTGCAGGAGACCCAAAGGAGGCCCTTCAGGTGAAACCACAGCAGCATCACTGAAGCCTGCCCCGATGCTGTTGAGGACCCCGTATCCGCCCATGGAATACCCAATCAGAGCCTTGCGATCTGTGTCCACCAGTCCAGAGAACAGTCCAGGCTGGTCTTTCAGATCGTTGATTTCCTGAAGCACAAATTGCTGGTCCAGGGGCCTGTTGTAGAGCGTGCTGTTGAACCCTGACAGGTCGCTGTAGGTGCTGTCGGTGTGGTCGATGGACACCACCACATAACCTTTGCTGGCCAGATTTTCGCCCAGATGGGCCATCAGGTAGCGGTTCCCAGGATAACCATGAGACAGCACAACCAGAGGGTAGGGTCCCTGCTCCGTGAGGGGACGGGCATTTCGAACGGCCTGACCATGCAGCGTTGTGGGGGTTTTGCCGTCTCTGATCACGGTGTGGTACTGGGTGCCCTTTTGCTGGCCTGCATGCAGCTCTGCCGGATACCAGACTTCAAGGGTGAGGGGCCTGGGGGCAAACACCAACTCGGTGATGGAATTCAGAACATCTGCCCTTCTGGGATCGGTCCAGTGCAGGGTTTGCACTCCGACGCTGAAAGGGCCAGGTGCAGCAAGTTCAGGCGCATCTGGCCTGACCAGATCAATGCGGTTTTGCCGGGTTGCTGTTTCAGTTCTGGTGTTCATGGTCCACCCCACCTGCAAGAATTAGACTG harbors:
- a CDS encoding CoA-binding protein — its product is MTRLNNLVQQFLVQKSIAVVGVSEKKETGATFNYKKFKEAGYRVYPINPHLQTFQGSVCYPDLKSLPEKVDAVFVLANPGVTQKIVEECVRLGIKYVWMHCMMGVKPGAMKDQTSVSAEAIKLCQEHGIHVIPGSCPAQFLNPDFGHRMIRGVCGLMGNLKIRTPA
- a CDS encoding alpha/beta hydrolase family protein; its protein translation is MNTRTETATRQNRIDLVRPDAPELAAPGPFSVGVQTLHWTDPRRADVLNSITELVFAPRPLTLEVWYPAELHAGQQKGTQYHTVIRDGKTPTTLHGQAVRNARPLTEQGPYPLVVLSHGYPGNRYLMAHLGENLASKGYVVVSIDHTDSTYSDLSGFNSTLYNRPLDQQFVLQEINDLKDQPGLFSGLVDTDRKALIGYSMGGYGVLNSIGAGFSDAAVVSPEGPPLGLLQERAHSNPEYHRAIDPRIRAAVAVAPWGMNYGLWQPEAFADVKVPVFLMGGSRDEVAGYETGVKAVFHCLTGTERHLLTFEEANHNVAAPIPAPFEAEADPIDFKHYADPVWDTVRMNNIMQHFVTAFLGLHLKGETAMVAYLQDENGLKGFTSNGRAGLKLEQSGRTPAE